The following are from one region of the Coffea eugenioides isolate CCC68of chromosome 2, Ceug_1.0, whole genome shotgun sequence genome:
- the LOC113759172 gene encoding uncharacterized protein LOC113759172: protein MGNKVLEVEVTTGSNIGDLVLIPRISLTPQSARTPFPIKRRQFPVKVAFAMTINKSQGQTLKNVGVYLPEPVFSHGQLYVALSRATSPVGLKILIVNRDNDPWD from the coding sequence ATGGGGAATAAAGTTCTCGAGGTAGAAGTCACAACAGGATCTAATATTGGAGATTTAGTTCTCATACCTCGGATCTCTTTAACACCACAGAGTGCACGGACTccttttccaattaaaaggAGACAATTTCCTGTGAAAGTGGCATTTGCAATGACTATCAACAAAAGTCAAGGCCAAACCTTGAAAAATGTTGGCGTTTACCTTCCTGAACCTGTGTTTTCACATGGTCAACTTTATGTTGCTCTGTCCCGTGCTACTTCGCCAGTTGGATTGAAAATACTCATTGTTAATAGAGATAATGATCCATGGGATTAA